The Pseudoliparis swirei isolate HS2019 ecotype Mariana Trench chromosome 1, NWPU_hadal_v1, whole genome shotgun sequence genome has a window encoding:
- the ciarta gene encoding circadian associated repressor of transcription a — translation MNSLGNSSKWPSYDSLSSTSSHLLSESEQTEDEADVFSEGEGDSCIRKSLAGDNGITLFPALSDQLHSRSKGNGPERCPAETKRPDQASSHGAAALGSSSATPGDRTFAQKCADLRRFISPLLELLHGLKTGRFDKGLSSFQQSVAIDRLQRILGILQRPEMGEKYLQNLLQIEMMLKIWFPRVAYQSTDIPSQTTTPRVRPHWCQNQLHMPVKKRKLSCSDRDNPSKILTKHYEHGSFQAATPLATCLPGSPKKPRASEEGAARPAEHEFTYGTVTLSRPLYSCGKRENENRKPSELPLPCPCKSLATQDSSVSSSDIMITTYST, via the exons ATGAATTCATTGGGCAACTCTTCCAAATGGCCATCTTATGACTCGCTGAGCTCCACCTCGAGCCATCTCTTGAGTGAGAGTGAGCAGACGGAGGACGAAGCGGACGTCTTCTCAGAGGGAGAAGGGGACAGTTGCATAAGAAAGAGTCTCGCTGGCGACAACGGAATCACGCTCTTCCCAGCTCTTTCAGACCAGCTGCACTCGAGGTCTAAGGGCAACGGGCCTGAACGCTGCCCTGCCGAAACGAAGCGACCCGACCAGGCCTCTTCTCATGGAGCCGCCGCGCTCGGCTCATCTTCAGCGACACCTGGGGACCGGACCTTCGCGCAGAAA TGTGCAGATTTGCGGCGTTTTATCAGTCCTTTGCTGGAACTTCTACATGGACTAAAGACTGGGCGGTTTGACAAAG GTCTATCGAGTTTCCAGCAGAGTGTTGCCATCGACAGATTGCAGAGGATTCTTGGAATTCTACAGAGACCTGAAATGGG TGAGAAATACCTCCAAAACCTGCTGCAGATAGAGATGATGCTCAAAATATGGTTCCCTCGGGTGGCATATCAGTCCACAGACATACCAAGCCAGACCACCACTCCCAGAGTCCGGCCACACTGGTGCCAAAACCAGCTCCACATGCCAGTGAAG AAAAGAAAGCTGAGCTGTTCAGACCGCGACAACCCCAGCAAAATCCTAACTAAGCACTATGAACATGGGAGCTTCCAGGCTGCAACTCCACTTGCCACATGTCTACCAGGATCACCCAAGAAGCCGAGGGCTTCGGAGGAAGGCGCAGCACGACCAGCTGAGCATGAGTTTACGTACGGCACTGTCACTTTAAGCAGGCCATTATATTCATGTGGCAAGAGAGAAAATGAGAACCGAAAGCCGTCTGAGCTTCCTCTGCCCTGCCCTTGTAAAAGCCTGGCCACACAGGACAGCTCTGTGTCCTCTAGTGACATCATGATTACAACTTACTCAACTTAG